A stretch of Cystobacter ferrugineus DNA encodes these proteins:
- a CDS encoding serine/threonine-protein kinase — MMLGKYQLVSKLASGGMAEVYLARAEGPMGFAKSLVVKRILPHLAEDPRFVEMFISEARLAAQLDHPHIVQIFDFGEVDGTWYLAMEFIDGLNLRVLVRHAKTTGMLLPPAYCARIIAHACDGLAFAHDSKDAVTGASLGLIHRDISPDNILLSRQGAVKVVDFGIAKAAGQGHRTESGVLKGKISYMTPEQLRNMAMDRRVDVYALGIVLYELLTGYKPFDATSEASIVHAILHEPFVPAVERRPDLPAAMGSILERALAKDREQRYPDCRTFQADLEGFILSAGEPVGAWNLAQLVERVKATSASPGAKLISANEPEKRTPARKTPETAIPETTTPETTTPETTTPAHLAKPTLETRPVGNAQTGRRGSWTGLIAAGVGAAVLIALAAGLVMRDESPANARPGVTGPTAPVPLSEAPVPEEVGGPAPSEPPTPARDEPPPEPTDKTPVPESLAPAVVAQKSLEDSALERPKPSRGSRARATPPETSVLMGKVEFRIWPYATVWLDGKRLGETPLAPVSLSAGRHTVKLLNEELGKNVTQQIEVRAGKTFVFRCNLRAEC, encoded by the coding sequence ATGATGCTTGGCAAGTATCAGCTGGTCAGCAAGCTCGCCTCCGGAGGCATGGCGGAGGTGTATCTCGCCAGGGCCGAGGGCCCGATGGGCTTCGCGAAGTCCCTGGTGGTCAAGCGCATCCTGCCGCACCTGGCCGAGGACCCCCGGTTCGTGGAGATGTTCATCTCCGAGGCCCGGCTCGCCGCGCAGCTCGACCATCCCCACATCGTTCAAATCTTCGACTTCGGGGAGGTGGACGGCACCTGGTACCTGGCGATGGAGTTCATCGATGGGCTGAACCTGCGCGTCCTGGTGCGGCACGCGAAGACCACGGGCATGCTGCTGCCTCCCGCGTACTGCGCGAGAATCATCGCCCATGCGTGCGATGGTCTGGCCTTCGCGCACGACAGCAAGGACGCCGTCACGGGCGCATCGCTGGGGCTCATCCACCGCGACATCAGCCCGGACAACATCCTCCTGTCGCGCCAGGGCGCGGTGAAGGTGGTGGACTTCGGCATCGCCAAGGCCGCGGGCCAGGGTCACAGGACCGAGTCGGGCGTCCTCAAGGGGAAGATCTCCTACATGACTCCGGAGCAACTCCGGAACATGGCGATGGATCGCCGGGTCGACGTGTATGCGCTCGGTATCGTGCTCTACGAGCTGCTCACGGGATACAAGCCGTTCGATGCCACCTCCGAGGCTAGCATCGTACATGCCATCCTCCATGAGCCGTTCGTTCCCGCCGTGGAGCGGCGGCCGGATCTCCCCGCGGCGATGGGGAGCATCCTGGAGCGGGCCTTGGCCAAGGATCGTGAGCAACGCTACCCAGACTGCCGGACCTTCCAGGCAGACCTCGAGGGCTTCATCTTGTCGGCCGGCGAGCCCGTCGGCGCATGGAACCTCGCGCAGCTCGTGGAGCGTGTGAAGGCGACCTCCGCGAGTCCGGGGGCAAAGCTCATCTCCGCAAACGAGCCGGAGAAGAGAACACCCGCGAGGAAGACTCCGGAGACGGCAATTCCGGAGACGACGACCCCGGAGACGACGACCCCGGAGACGACGACCCCCGCGCACCTCGCGAAGCCCACGCTCGAGACCCGTCCGGTAGGGAATGCACAAACCGGGAGGCGTGGGTCCTGGACGGGCCTCATCGCCGCGGGAGTGGGAGCCGCGGTACTGATCGCCCTCGCAGCAGGTCTCGTCATGCGTGACGAATCCCCCGCGAACGCGAGGCCCGGGGTGACCGGTCCGACCGCGCCGGTTCCCCTCTCGGAAGCTCCGGTTCCCGAGGAGGTGGGAGGGCCCGCGCCCTCCGAGCCTCCCACGCCTGCTCGGGACGAGCCACCGCCCGAGCCCACGGACAAGACTCCCGTGCCGGAGTCCTTGGCACCTGCGGTGGTCGCGCAGAAGTCTCTGGAAGACTCTGCGCTCGAGCGTCCGAAGCCTTCGCGAGGTTCGAGGGCCCGCGCCACGCCTCCAGAGACATCCGTACTCATGGGCAAGGTGGAGTTCCGCATCTGGCCCTATGCCACAGTGTGGCTCGATGGGAAGCGCCTGGGGGAGACGCCGCTCGCCCCCGTCTCTCTTTCCGCGGGAAGACACACGGTGAAGCTCCTCAACGAGGAGCTTGGAAAGAACGTCACACAGCAGATCGAGGTTCGGGCCGGCAAAACCTTCGTGTTCAGGTGCAACCTGCGCGCGGAGTGCTGA
- a CDS encoding DEAD/DEAH box helicase, with translation MSDIDTPEQPGNTAEASSRPAEYVADVSFDDLNLSEPLRRGVAERGYTHPTPVQAKAFRPVVEGRDLIVRSKTGTGKTAAFGLPLLEKLSAEDKRVRALILCPTRELALQVSEELTALGKYKGVRVAAIYGGASMKQQEDALEEGTQIIVGTPGRVFDHINRGNLKLDGCTHAVLDEADEMLNQGFYEEVTRILDRLPKDRQVLLFSATVPTDIQNLIARYTTNAETLLLSGDVFTVEHIHHVRYDVSDAFPKPRNLIYVLEAEEPSNAIIFCNTRDDTALVTAVLNRNGFDAELLNGDLPQKERERVMAKVKRGEVAFMVATDIAARGIDISGLEYVINYSLPEDPAVYLHRVGRTGRIGNKGTAINLFSGRELATYTTLEKKFGIKFEKKEMPAPEEATRLWAERHVREIREAASGAIFEGFLPLASQLKGRADADDLIAFLLKYFFSHLRMEKAKAAEQAGEAPPARPSEPRRKERGERTERERPPRREERERPPRRDERRAEGPGEARREDRGDKRRRERPERGPSRMEAAAGEVKLWINLGTEDGLGPGSIVTALEEAGAPTNKVLRADLKPGFAYVFVAEEDLAAFEALSGKPYKEKTLKVEKSRPRGERDPNRPPPSPDAGPGEVKLRFNLGTDDGLDEAKFIAALEAAGAPAGKVNKALLRGHYGYAYVPESEAQAFEALDGKPHGEKALKVDKHRPRGTRERPPRPERTETPEVPGQARLWVGLGRSDVADEAALTSALESLGAPAGKVQRVELKPSYAYVFVADEDVAAFEALQGKPHNDKPLKLERARRK, from the coding sequence ATGAGTGACATCGATACCCCGGAGCAGCCGGGAAACACTGCCGAAGCCTCGTCCCGCCCCGCCGAGTACGTGGCGGACGTCAGCTTCGATGACCTGAACCTTTCCGAGCCCCTGCGGCGCGGCGTCGCCGAGCGCGGCTACACCCACCCCACGCCCGTCCAGGCGAAGGCCTTCCGGCCCGTCGTGGAGGGGAGGGATCTCATCGTGCGCAGCAAGACCGGCACGGGCAAGACGGCCGCCTTCGGCCTGCCCCTGCTGGAGAAGCTGTCGGCGGAGGACAAGCGCGTGCGCGCCCTCATCCTCTGCCCCACGCGCGAGCTGGCGCTCCAGGTGTCCGAGGAGCTCACCGCCCTGGGCAAGTACAAGGGCGTGCGCGTGGCGGCCATCTACGGCGGCGCCTCCATGAAGCAGCAGGAGGACGCGCTCGAGGAGGGCACGCAGATCATCGTCGGCACGCCCGGCCGGGTGTTCGATCACATCAACCGCGGCAACCTCAAGCTCGACGGCTGCACCCACGCGGTGCTCGACGAGGCCGACGAGATGCTCAACCAGGGCTTCTACGAGGAGGTCACCCGCATCCTCGACCGGCTTCCAAAGGACCGGCAGGTGCTGCTCTTCAGCGCCACCGTCCCCACGGACATCCAGAACCTCATCGCGCGCTACACCACCAACGCCGAGACGCTGCTGCTCTCCGGCGACGTGTTCACCGTCGAGCACATCCACCACGTGCGCTACGACGTGTCGGACGCGTTCCCCAAGCCGCGCAACCTCATCTACGTGCTGGAGGCCGAGGAGCCCAGCAACGCCATCATCTTCTGCAACACGCGGGATGACACGGCGCTGGTGACGGCGGTGCTCAACCGCAACGGCTTCGACGCGGAGCTGCTCAACGGGGACCTGCCGCAGAAGGAGCGCGAGCGGGTGATGGCCAAGGTGAAGCGGGGCGAGGTGGCCTTCATGGTGGCCACGGACATCGCCGCGCGCGGCATCGACATCTCCGGCCTCGAGTACGTCATCAACTACTCGCTGCCCGAGGACCCGGCCGTCTACCTGCACCGCGTGGGCCGCACCGGCCGCATCGGCAACAAGGGCACCGCCATCAACCTCTTCTCCGGCCGGGAGCTGGCCACCTACACCACGCTGGAGAAGAAGTTCGGCATCAAGTTCGAGAAGAAGGAGATGCCCGCGCCCGAGGAGGCCACGCGCCTGTGGGCCGAGCGGCACGTGCGCGAGATCCGCGAGGCCGCCTCCGGCGCCATCTTCGAGGGCTTCCTCCCCCTGGCCTCCCAGCTCAAGGGCCGTGCGGACGCGGATGACCTCATCGCCTTCCTGCTCAAGTACTTCTTCAGCCACCTGCGCATGGAGAAGGCCAAGGCCGCCGAGCAGGCGGGCGAGGCCCCGCCCGCTCGCCCGTCCGAGCCCCGCCGCAAGGAGCGTGGCGAGCGCACCGAGCGCGAGCGTCCGCCCCGCCGCGAGGAGCGGGAGCGGCCCCCGCGCCGGGACGAGCGCCGCGCGGAAGGCCCGGGTGAGGCGCGCCGGGAGGACCGGGGCGACAAGCGCCGCCGGGAGCGCCCCGAGCGGGGCCCCTCGCGCATGGAAGCCGCCGCGGGCGAGGTGAAGCTGTGGATCAACCTGGGGACCGAGGACGGCCTCGGGCCCGGCAGCATCGTCACCGCGCTGGAGGAGGCGGGAGCCCCCACCAACAAGGTGTTGCGCGCCGACCTCAAGCCCGGCTTCGCCTACGTCTTCGTCGCCGAGGAGGACCTGGCGGCCTTCGAGGCGCTGAGCGGCAAGCCGTACAAGGAGAAGACGCTCAAGGTGGAGAAGAGCCGGCCGCGCGGCGAGCGCGATCCGAACCGGCCGCCGCCCTCCCCCGACGCGGGCCCCGGCGAGGTGAAGCTGCGCTTCAACCTGGGCACGGACGACGGCCTGGACGAGGCGAAGTTCATCGCCGCCCTGGAGGCCGCGGGTGCCCCCGCGGGCAAGGTGAACAAGGCGCTCCTGCGTGGCCACTACGGCTACGCCTACGTGCCCGAGTCCGAGGCGCAGGCCTTCGAGGCGCTCGACGGCAAGCCCCACGGCGAGAAGGCCCTCAAGGTGGACAAGCACCGGCCCCGCGGCACCCGCGAGCGCCCGCCCCGCCCCGAGCGCACCGAGACGCCCGAGGTGCCCGGCCAGGCGCGCCTCTGGGTGGGCCTG
- a CDS encoding sigma-70 family RNA polymerase sigma factor, translating into MANGRKKTAATGARSRAKRPAEAPAPQESEPLEPESVDPESLEPVLEELEEVEAEVEASPVPPARALVRAGESAVTRADPLQSYMNEVHRHALLTREEEVSLARRYRETGDVQAAYRLVASNLRLVVKLAHEYHRNPLSLLDLVQEGNIGLMQAVKKYDPERGVKLSSYAAWWIRAYILRYIMDNWKMVKLGTTEAQRKLFFKLRQEQEKLVAQGFEVTPKMLADRLNVTEQDVVEMDQRLGHDEVSLDAPVGGDDSTATRGDRMLPSSSQGAEERLGNEQLRALFREKLQAFSQSLEGKERYIFEHRLISDEPLTLQDIGDKYGVSRERARQIEAALINRMREYMREHIPDFDLVAVPKS; encoded by the coding sequence ATGGCGAATGGGCGGAAGAAGACGGCGGCGACGGGTGCTCGGAGCCGGGCCAAGAGGCCCGCCGAGGCCCCGGCTCCCCAGGAATCCGAGCCGTTGGAGCCGGAGTCGGTCGATCCCGAGTCCCTCGAGCCCGTCCTCGAGGAGCTGGAAGAGGTGGAGGCCGAGGTCGAGGCCTCCCCCGTGCCCCCGGCTCGCGCTCTGGTGAGGGCGGGCGAGTCGGCGGTGACCCGGGCCGACCCCCTCCAGTCCTACATGAACGAGGTGCATCGCCACGCCCTGCTCACCCGGGAGGAGGAGGTGTCGCTCGCCCGACGCTACCGGGAGACGGGGGACGTGCAGGCGGCCTACCGGCTGGTGGCCTCCAACCTGCGCCTGGTGGTGAAGCTGGCGCACGAGTACCACCGCAACCCGCTGTCCCTGTTGGACCTGGTGCAGGAGGGCAACATCGGGCTGATGCAGGCGGTGAAGAAGTACGATCCCGAACGGGGCGTGAAGCTCAGCTCGTACGCGGCGTGGTGGATCCGCGCGTACATCCTCCGCTACATCATGGACAACTGGAAGATGGTGAAGCTGGGCACGACGGAGGCCCAGCGCAAGCTCTTCTTCAAGCTGCGCCAGGAGCAGGAGAAGCTGGTGGCGCAGGGCTTCGAGGTGACGCCGAAGATGCTGGCGGACCGCCTCAACGTCACCGAGCAGGACGTGGTGGAGATGGACCAGCGGCTGGGGCACGACGAGGTGTCGCTGGACGCGCCCGTGGGTGGAGACGACTCGACGGCGACCCGAGGGGACCGGATGCTGCCGTCGTCCTCGCAGGGGGCGGAGGAGCGGCTGGGCAACGAGCAGTTGCGCGCCCTGTTCCGCGAGAAGCTCCAGGCGTTCTCCCAGTCGCTCGAGGGCAAGGAGCGCTACATCTTCGAGCACCGGCTCATCTCGGACGAGCCGCTCACGCTCCAGGACATCGGCGACAAGTACGGGGTGAGCCGCGAGCGGGCCCGGCAGATCGAGGCCGCGCTCATCAACCGGATGCGCGAGTACATGCGCGAGCACATCCCGGACTTCGATCTGGTGGCGGTGCCCAAGAGCTAG
- a CDS encoding Kelch repeat-containing protein has product MRTPVRFVLASMMLGLAACVAGCIDFDEEVENVCKRNPPLCGEQSDGGATGGTGDGGNPDSGTDGGQPEPEPGRWETRDPMRSARKGHTATLLSDGKVLVAGGFNQSTVVATAEVYDPEKNTWTPVGSMNQVRADHTATLLPDGKVLVAGGRNANDEATTTSELYDPDSGRWTSTGRMTGARAVHAAVLLSSGMVLVMGGGTNGDDGLTSAERYDPASGLWSDAASMPVAHNAPTATWLDGGTVVVIGGFKQTGPVSTVEEYSESTGKWTTSRDESPTPRQDHTATLLPSGRILVAGTSRNEAPGNSADIYDPSTGSWTSARPMLNAHAGHIAALLPSGKVLVAGSISPSGSSLSVAEVYDPGTGNWEAAPSMQHARAFHVATPLKSGEVLITGGLSNGPPTNTVEVYIP; this is encoded by the coding sequence ATGAGAACGCCGGTTCGTTTCGTCCTGGCCTCCATGATGCTGGGGCTGGCGGCCTGTGTGGCCGGATGCATCGACTTCGACGAGGAAGTGGAGAACGTTTGCAAGAGGAACCCCCCCCTCTGTGGCGAGCAGTCTGATGGAGGGGCTACGGGCGGGACAGGTGATGGCGGGAATCCGGACAGCGGGACGGACGGCGGGCAGCCGGAGCCAGAACCCGGACGATGGGAAACGCGCGACCCGATGCGCTCGGCCAGGAAGGGGCACACCGCCACGCTGCTTTCTGACGGAAAGGTACTGGTCGCGGGTGGATTCAACCAGTCCACGGTCGTGGCGACGGCCGAGGTGTACGACCCGGAGAAGAACACCTGGACGCCCGTGGGCTCCATGAATCAGGTGCGTGCCGACCACACGGCGACACTCCTGCCCGATGGCAAGGTGCTCGTGGCGGGCGGGCGGAACGCGAATGATGAGGCCACCACCACCTCCGAGCTGTATGACCCGGATTCTGGGAGATGGACGAGTACGGGACGGATGACGGGCGCGCGGGCCGTCCATGCGGCTGTCTTGTTGTCATCGGGGATGGTGCTGGTGATGGGGGGAGGAACCAATGGCGATGACGGACTCACGTCCGCGGAGCGGTATGACCCGGCTTCGGGCTTATGGAGTGACGCGGCGAGCATGCCCGTGGCCCACAATGCACCTACGGCCACCTGGCTGGATGGCGGCACGGTGGTTGTCATCGGGGGGTTCAAACAGACTGGGCCTGTGTCCACGGTGGAGGAATACAGTGAGTCCACGGGGAAGTGGACCACCTCCAGGGATGAATCACCGACGCCCCGACAAGACCACACGGCCACGTTGCTTCCCTCGGGCCGCATCCTCGTCGCGGGCACGAGCAGGAACGAAGCCCCGGGAAATAGCGCCGACATCTATGACCCGAGCACCGGGTCATGGACTTCGGCCAGGCCCATGCTCAATGCCCACGCGGGTCACATCGCCGCGCTTCTGCCTTCGGGGAAGGTGCTGGTGGCGGGCTCGATCTCGCCGTCAGGGTCGTCTCTATCCGTCGCCGAGGTGTATGACCCGGGAACAGGCAACTGGGAAGCCGCTCCTTCCATGCAGCACGCTCGGGCCTTCCACGTTGCAACCCCTCTGAAGTCGGGCGAAGTCCTGATCACGGGCGGCCTGAGCAATGGCCCCCCTACGAACACTGTCGAGGTCTACATCCCGTAA